DNA sequence from the Leptospirillum ferrooxidans C2-3 genome:
ACGTCCACGACAGCGTCCGCTTGGGGGCGGGTCCGTGATTCCCTGCCATAGTCATCATGGTCAGCTCTATAGAATTGGCTCTAGAGCTGACCAACTAAAGTTGGCGGCTTAAGCCTTGTGATGAAAAGTCAAGAATGGGAATGCACGGGCAACTGTTCAAGTCGTTCGGCAAACCATACCTTGATAATGGATTGCCGGGTCATACAGTCTTCCCTGCTTCCCGATCCAAACGCGCTTTTTGGCTCGCAATCTTCGCTTCGATTTGAGTAACTCCAGAACAACAGTCATACCATCACCCTCATCGAACTACGGACGGAAATCAGGCGAATCACTCTCTCTCTCTGCAGGTAATGATGGCCGACCAGTGTTCCCGATTGGTCAGCCCTATCTCCAAATATCTGGACCCATCTTCTGTTTTTACCGGTAGTTCCAATAGACTTGGGCGAAGTTGAACATGGTATAGAAAATATACCATCATCTCATCAGTTTCAAAAAATAAAAGAGCCTACAGTCTAATACACGATTGAAAAAAACCGATCCCCCCAGGGAGAAAATGTATTCTCTGATTTCCCGGTTTTCGGTTCTGACGACAGAAACCAGCTGCGGCAAACGAAGAATCCATTCTCAAATGGATATCAAGGATGGGCACTCCGACATCATCTTGACCCGGTCCCCGACAAAAATACAATCAGGAAAAGATTTTTCATCATAATGCGCAGACATCATTGACCTCGCGAATTCCATCTGCGAAGCACGCCTCTTAAAATAAACAGGGGAAGATTTATCGGCAAGTGACCATGCTAGAATATCCTCATGCCAGAACTTCCAGAAGCCGAAACAATCCGCAAACAACTTCTTCCCGTTCTTTTGGGATCCCGTGTGCGCTCTCTCCGGAGCGGCCCTTATCCAAAAATCTTCCTGTCCGACATACCGGATCTTTCGGGATGGCAATTTTCCGACTTGGGCCGCATCGGGAAAGTTCTTCTTTTCTCCATGAAATCTCCTGCCGGTGAGTCCGGGACGCTCCTGACCAGACTCGGCATGTCGGGGCAATGGAACATATCCGGTAACAGGCAGGATTCCCAACTCCCCCTCCAACCCTCCCAAACAACCATTCATACCCATCTGGCCATCACTCTTGAGACCCCCGAAGGCGAGAGGCTCCTGTCTTACCGGGATCCCCGACGTTTCGGACGAGTCGAGTGGCAAACCGACATAGCTCTTTCCGGGATCCTTCAAACGACCGGCCCCGATATTCTCAAAATCCGGGCCGAACAGTTTGAACACAGTATCCGGGCTTCCCGGCGTTCGATCCGGACGATTCTCCTCGACCAGAAGATCGCGAGTGGGATCGGGAATATCTATGTCTCGGAAATTCTTTTTGAATCCGGGATCCACCCGGACCGGAAAGGCTTCCGGATAACAGGGGCCGAGGCGCGCCGCATCCTCGAATCTTCCGCAGTTGTCCTCCAGAAAGCCATCGATCGTGGAGGAAGCTCTATCCACAGCTTTAAGGACGCCTTCGGAGAAGAAGGGGGGAACCAGAGCCAGCTGCAGGTGTATGGACTCGATGGATCACCTTGTCCACTCTGCAAGAGTCCGATTCTCAAAAAAGAGGAGGGAGGCCGATCCAGTTATTTTTGCCTGCGTTGCCAGCCCAAAAAAAGAACATCCCCCGCCAGGTCCTGACCTGACGGGGGACAAGTGATTCGAAGAAACATAGGATCAGGGGGTTTGATCGGAGGGGGTGTGGCGGGGATCTCTTCGTTCGGAAAATTTGACCGACCACCCGGGAACCTGATCGATCATGGCCGCCACCGGCTTCCGGAAAAAGCTTTCCACATCGAGGGGCTCCATTTTTTTCCCGATCTTTTCAATCTGGTCCCGAATGGTTCTCGGATGGCGATCCATCTCTTTTGCCACCAGGCCGACATCTCCCAACCTTCCAATCATCTGAAGGATCTTCCACTGGTGGTCCGTAAGCATGTAGCGCGCTCTCTTGAAATGCTGGTAATACCCCAGAAAATCCTGGAATCCTCCGGGAAGGGGCAGCCAGGACTCCGGAGAAGAGCTTCCGGAAAAAGGAGGTGAATCCAGTATGAATTCGTATCGGGAGACAAATTCTTCTTTCGATACCACCTGATCCAGTACAGGCAGAAAAGCAAGCCACTTCCGGATGGACAGTTTTTTGGATTCCTCCCCGACCAGAATGACGGGTGGAATCATCAGGTCACGCCATATCACATCGGGAGGATCGGGAAATCGTGAGTTCAGGATCATTCTGGCCGGTTTCAGAACTTCGAGATATGGCATGATTTCATTCCAGTTTTTGACAAACACCCACGACTCTGAAAAAGGCCGATTGGGAGGAAGCAGTCGCTCAAGAGAACGATCAAAAATCAGTGTGACTTTTGGCAAAAGAACCATCCGTTTCTATTTTTTGTTGAAAAGCTTCTTGTTGTTCCACTCTCCCCTATAAAGAAGAGCCCGGGGAAAATACACTTTTTTCATTCATTTTTCAAGAATAATTTCATTTTATATAAAATTGATAATGAGTTAATTCAGTACACACTCAGACCTGCTGAAAAGAACATTCCAATCGATCTATCTCCAAAACACCCATCACAAAAGATAATCACCATGACAGATGAAACATCCGTTTCGAAAACCTGAAAGATGTTTCATTCCTCACTCCAATCATAAATCCATAACTCATTTAAAAATATAAATTTTATTAGATAGCATGAAAATTGCTATATCTTTTGTGGTTCGTTTTTTGTGCCTTTTTAAGGGGAATCTCATGGGCGGTTGGCCATTTCGTACCAATCTGTTTGACCATGCGGGCCCCGAAACCTTCTTCCATTGGAGTAACCTGTGAATCTGACCCTTGATGTCCACACACTGCGACCTTTGATCAGCGACTATAACCGCCTGGCGGACGATTCCGACTGGAATCGCTTCGGACTCCTGGAGAAACAGGAGATCGACTCGTCCCTTTTGACCCAGGGGCAGAAAGAGGCGGTCATCTTCGTCACCCATATCGAAAACCACACACCCACCTATATTTCG
Encoded proteins:
- the mutM gene encoding bifunctional DNA-formamidopyrimidine glycosylase/DNA-(apurinic or apyrimidinic site) lyase — translated: MPELPEAETIRKQLLPVLLGSRVRSLRSGPYPKIFLSDIPDLSGWQFSDLGRIGKVLLFSMKSPAGESGTLLTRLGMSGQWNISGNRQDSQLPLQPSQTTIHTHLAITLETPEGERLLSYRDPRRFGRVEWQTDIALSGILQTTGPDILKIRAEQFEHSIRASRRSIRTILLDQKIASGIGNIYVSEILFESGIHPDRKGFRITGAEARRILESSAVVLQKAIDRGGSSIHSFKDAFGEEGGNQSQLQVYGLDGSPCPLCKSPILKKEEGGRSSYFCLRCQPKKRTSPARS